A section of the Estrella lausannensis genome encodes:
- a CDS encoding putative quorum-sensing-regulated virulence factor produces MGQIHKQTFVCLDCEATGLDPEKDRIIEIAVVKFTFDGAIESYESLVDPEMEIPETSIKIHHITQDMVQGKPKIQRLLPKIIEMIGSHIIIGHNINYDLELIKNEAKRYMIPCSFDKNKTIDTLRLARLYGDSPSNALEKLGVHFNVPQDAAHRAMNDVLVNIEVFKHLSKRYGSLEKVFQILSKPIMMKTMPLGKHKGRLFKDIPLQYLLWAANKDFDQDLLYSIRKEIADRNKGKRFEQQSSPFQNL; encoded by the coding sequence GTGGGACAGATTCATAAACAGACGTTCGTATGCCTCGACTGTGAGGCCACGGGACTCGACCCTGAGAAAGACAGAATCATCGAGATAGCTGTCGTCAAATTCACATTCGATGGCGCCATCGAATCTTACGAGTCCTTGGTCGACCCGGAGATGGAAATTCCAGAGACCTCCATCAAAATTCACCACATCACCCAGGATATGGTGCAGGGAAAGCCCAAAATTCAGCGTCTTTTGCCCAAAATCATCGAGATGATAGGTAGCCATATCATCATCGGGCACAACATCAACTACGACCTGGAGCTCATTAAGAACGAAGCGAAACGCTACATGATCCCCTGCAGCTTTGACAAAAATAAAACGATCGACACGCTCAGGCTGGCCAGGCTTTACGGCGACAGCCCATCGAACGCATTGGAGAAGCTGGGAGTGCATTTCAACGTGCCTCAGGACGCTGCGCACAGGGCGATGAATGATGTGCTCGTCAATATCGAGGTGTTCAAGCATCTTTCAAAGCGCTACGGCTCTCTTGAAAAGGTGTTCCAGATTCTTTCCAAGCCCATCATGATGAAAACAATGCCTCTAGGAAAGCATAAAGGACGTCTTTTCAAAGATATTCCACTGCAATATCTTCTCTGGGCTGCAAATAAAGATTTCGACCAAGACCTTCTCTATTCAATCAGAAAGGAGATTGCCGACCGCAACAAAGGCAAGCGTTTCGAGCAGCAATCCAGCCCTTTTCAGAATTTGTAA
- a CDS encoding alanine/glycine:cation symporter family protein, whose product MSLESLNHFITFYFMFPLILITGIYFTLKLRFVQITKLKAGFSCLMHSNHKSEGDISNFEAIATVLAGNLGTGNISGIAVALATGGPGALVWMWVMAFFGAVIQFAGCLLGVKFRGQNQKGEFVGGPMYYIDRGLGQKKMAALFAVFAIIGSLTCGNLVQVNSLSLPLGEIGISPYFVGLAAALFVGYVIIGGEHRVAVVASSIVPFMAALYVTVACLILSYRFEAIPAALTLMISKAFDFSALMGGAAGFGVAKAIAAGFERGLFATDSGSGLAPIMQASARVKSAFEEGIVAMVAPLVVMVICTLTGLVLMVTGATEVEGLKSTMMCTWAFEEGVGHVMGKYIVIVSLILFAFTTILAWAYCAERAFEYLFGLKRVAYFRWFFIAVIPLGTVAHVELVWQMADLAIAAMVATNLFGIIALSGHVFEESEDYILGAASE is encoded by the coding sequence TTGAGTTTAGAGTCGTTGAATCACTTCATTACTTTCTATTTCATGTTTCCCCTGATTTTAATCACGGGCATCTATTTTACGCTGAAGCTGCGTTTTGTGCAGATCACCAAGCTGAAAGCGGGCTTTTCCTGCCTGATGCACAGCAACCACAAAAGCGAAGGCGATATCTCCAATTTCGAGGCGATTGCCACTGTACTCGCCGGCAATTTAGGAACCGGAAATATTTCGGGAATTGCAGTAGCCCTCGCCACAGGCGGTCCGGGCGCTCTTGTCTGGATGTGGGTCATGGCTTTTTTTGGAGCCGTCATTCAGTTTGCCGGGTGCCTGCTCGGCGTGAAGTTCCGCGGCCAGAACCAGAAGGGCGAATTTGTCGGCGGACCCATGTACTACATCGACAGGGGGCTGGGGCAAAAAAAAATGGCGGCGCTCTTTGCCGTTTTCGCTATCATCGGCAGTTTAACCTGCGGCAACTTAGTCCAGGTTAACTCCCTGTCTCTCCCTCTTGGCGAGATTGGCATATCCCCCTATTTTGTGGGCCTCGCGGCCGCTCTCTTTGTCGGTTATGTTATCATCGGCGGAGAGCACCGTGTGGCAGTTGTAGCTTCCAGTATTGTTCCTTTCATGGCGGCCCTTTATGTGACTGTCGCCTGCCTTATCTTGAGCTACCGCTTTGAAGCGATCCCTGCGGCCTTGACCCTGATGATTTCGAAGGCGTTTGACTTTTCGGCGTTGATGGGGGGCGCGGCCGGGTTTGGAGTTGCCAAGGCGATCGCCGCCGGATTTGAAAGGGGGCTTTTTGCCACCGATTCCGGAAGCGGTCTTGCGCCGATTATGCAAGCATCGGCCCGAGTTAAGAGTGCCTTTGAAGAAGGTATTGTCGCGATGGTCGCCCCGCTCGTGGTTATGGTCATTTGCACACTTACCGGTCTTGTTCTGATGGTGACCGGTGCGACGGAGGTCGAAGGGCTGAAGAGCACAATGATGTGCACATGGGCCTTTGAAGAGGGAGTCGGCCACGTCATGGGTAAATACATTGTGATCGTCTCGTTGATTCTCTTTGCTTTTACAACTATCTTGGCATGGGCCTACTGTGCCGAAAGGGCCTTCGAGTATCTTTTCGGATTGAAGAGAGTAGCTTACTTTCGCTGGTTTTTTATCGCTGTCATCCCGCTTGGGACGGTAGCTCATGTCGAACTTGTGTGGCAGATGGCCGACCTGGCGATTGCAGCGATGGTGGCAACCAATCTGTTTGGCATTATCGCCCTCTCCGGGCATGTGTTTGAAGAGAGCGAGGACTACATTCTCGGCGCGGCCTCCGAATAA
- a CDS encoding ROK family protein produces MVKKPYAFGVDLGGTKIQILKVEEDGNVLEKVKIPTEVEKGADHVIAAIASSVEKLFDKQYPPEGIGLGVAGQVEKSTGAVLFAPNLKWSNVPLTAILKERLGFPVFATNDVRAATIGELSFGAGKNAKDLLSIFVGTGIGGAIVINGRIVSGPENTAGEIGHMIVDLNGPPCTCGSRGCLEAIAAGWGMEAKARNAVNNDPVSAKRLIALAGGDPMLIKGKIIQEAAREKDPLALSIIKEGEAALIAATASLINILNPTVVLFGGGIIDANPDMVRTVEEGARKKALKAASRHVEFRLSSLKNEAGAFGAAALVFGKG; encoded by the coding sequence GTGGTAAAGAAACCGTATGCCTTCGGCGTCGATCTCGGCGGCACTAAAATTCAAATTCTCAAAGTGGAAGAAGATGGCAACGTGCTCGAAAAAGTTAAAATCCCCACAGAAGTCGAAAAAGGGGCCGACCATGTCATCGCAGCGATAGCAAGCTCCGTTGAGAAGCTGTTTGACAAGCAGTACCCTCCCGAAGGAATCGGCCTTGGAGTTGCCGGCCAGGTGGAAAAGTCTACAGGAGCGGTTCTCTTCGCCCCCAACTTGAAATGGAGCAACGTCCCTTTGACAGCAATTCTCAAAGAGCGCCTCGGCTTTCCCGTCTTCGCAACCAACGATGTCAGGGCCGCCACGATTGGAGAGCTCTCTTTTGGAGCAGGCAAAAACGCAAAGGATCTGCTCTCAATTTTTGTTGGAACAGGCATTGGCGGAGCCATCGTCATCAACGGTCGTATCGTATCGGGCCCAGAAAACACCGCCGGTGAAATCGGCCACATGATTGTCGACTTAAACGGCCCTCCCTGCACATGCGGAAGTCGCGGCTGCCTCGAGGCGATTGCTGCGGGATGGGGTATGGAAGCTAAAGCTAGAAATGCGGTAAACAACGATCCGGTGAGCGCTAAGAGACTGATCGCCTTAGCCGGCGGCGATCCGATGCTGATCAAAGGAAAAATTATTCAGGAGGCGGCCCGTGAAAAAGACCCCCTCGCTCTTTCGATCATCAAAGAAGGGGAAGCCGCATTGATCGCAGCTACTGCAAGCCTCATCAATATCCTGAATCCGACGGTGGTTCTGTTCGGAGGGGGAATCATTGACGCCAATCCCGATATGGTTCGGACTGTCGAAGAAGGCGCCCGCAAAAAAGCGCTCAAAGCCGCTTCACGACATGTCGAATTCCGCCTGTCGTCTCTGAAAAACGAAGCGGGGGCCTTTGGCGCAGCCGCTTTAGTGTTTGGAAAAGGCTAG
- the yihA gene encoding ribosome biogenesis GTP-binding protein YihA/YsxC, with product MTLSKIKEAKFQGAFGPDVKIPVFKTPQGKVMPEIALIGRSNVGKSSLINHMLGRKGLAKTSSVPGKTQTVNFFIVNDQVALADLPGFGYAKVPKELRAKWGPLIEGYLQGRENLKLVLFLFDIRREPSEEDIAMLDWLLHFEKDVIAVFTKSDKISHSAHQKTAHQILEHLRADIPFVIFSTNENKGKEALIRLIDNHIQAT from the coding sequence ATGACTCTGTCTAAAATTAAAGAAGCTAAGTTCCAGGGCGCATTTGGCCCTGACGTCAAGATTCCTGTGTTTAAAACTCCCCAGGGAAAGGTGATGCCGGAGATCGCGCTGATCGGCAGATCCAATGTCGGTAAATCGTCTCTCATTAATCACATGCTGGGGCGCAAGGGGCTTGCGAAAACATCCTCCGTTCCGGGAAAGACGCAGACGGTTAACTTTTTCATCGTTAACGACCAAGTCGCTCTTGCCGACCTGCCCGGTTTTGGCTATGCCAAGGTTCCCAAAGAGCTTCGGGCCAAATGGGGTCCGCTCATTGAAGGGTATCTTCAGGGAAGGGAAAATCTTAAATTGGTATTGTTCCTCTTTGACATCAGGAGGGAGCCGAGTGAAGAGGATATCGCCATGCTCGATTGGCTGCTGCACTTTGAAAAAGATGTGATAGCCGTATTCACCAAAAGCGACAAAATATCCCACTCGGCCCATCAGAAGACTGCACATCAAATTTTGGAACATTTAAGAGCCGATATTCCCTTTGTCATCTTCTCCACGAACGAAAACAAGGGAAAAGAGGCTCTGATCAGACTAATCGACAATCACATCCAAGCGACTTAA
- a CDS encoding DUF2709 domain-containing protein, translating to MTKGIEISADLSDKLQHFLHETPEVELVTAYLYFIQNKFKLHPVLYPKNKVIYQNAEDAVRAAEKTNPLWKEAEIKITFSRESVNELTKKIYICPFSGKVFGDNTHPNPQDAIYDWVSNCKENTERIGGLKVKRFYVSEDPEVIKNYLDKTKVKEPIKRTVYSSALSGKIFNTKESVIEDFKKNYLKPLSLSEVQSQNRYEIEESFLEFIQKQLVEDKIAQFVEALADKKEFVPFVEKWLA from the coding sequence ATGACTAAAGGAATAGAGATATCTGCAGATCTAAGCGATAAGCTCCAACATTTTCTGCATGAAACGCCGGAAGTGGAGCTGGTCACTGCCTACCTGTATTTTATTCAGAACAAGTTCAAGCTGCATCCTGTGCTTTATCCCAAAAATAAAGTGATCTATCAGAATGCCGAAGATGCAGTCAGGGCTGCGGAAAAAACCAATCCCTTGTGGAAAGAAGCGGAAATCAAGATCACTTTTTCGAGAGAAAGTGTCAACGAACTGACCAAGAAGATCTACATCTGCCCCTTTTCCGGTAAGGTCTTCGGTGACAACACACACCCGAATCCTCAGGACGCTATCTACGACTGGGTTTCTAACTGCAAAGAAAATACAGAGCGTATCGGCGGATTGAAAGTGAAGCGATTCTATGTTTCCGAAGATCCTGAAGTCATCAAAAATTACCTTGATAAGACAAAGGTGAAGGAACCGATCAAAAGGACTGTTTACTCTTCCGCTTTATCCGGAAAAATCTTCAATACGAAGGAATCCGTGATTGAAGACTTTAAGAAGAACTATTTGAAGCCTCTAAGCTTGAGTGAAGTGCAAAGTCAGAATCGCTACGAGATCGAAGAGAGTTTCTTAGAGTTTATCCAAAAACAGCTGGTCGAAGATAAGATCGCCCAGTTTGTGGAAGCTTTGGCCGACAAAAAAGAATTTGTCCCCTTTGTCGAGAAGTGGCTGGCCTAA
- a CDS encoding universal stress protein: MYKSILLAADLIDQDDNPALEKAKAIRESTGADLHVVHAIELPSSYGTTYEMPIIAEWQDDLEASARKRLEKLGETLGINATKLHLKIGQPKYEILEVAKECSADLIIVGSHGRHGIGLLLLGSTANAVLHGAQCDVLAVRV, from the coding sequence ATGTATAAAAGTATCCTTTTAGCCGCGGATTTGATTGATCAGGACGACAACCCTGCCCTTGAGAAGGCTAAGGCGATCAGGGAGTCGACAGGAGCGGATCTGCACGTCGTCCACGCGATAGAACTTCCTTCCAGCTATGGAACCACCTATGAAATGCCCATCATCGCCGAATGGCAAGATGATTTGGAAGCCTCCGCCAGAAAAAGGCTGGAAAAACTGGGCGAGACACTGGGAATCAACGCCACAAAGCTGCATCTCAAGATCGGTCAGCCGAAATATGAGATTTTGGAAGTTGCCAAAGAGTGTAGCGCCGATTTGATTATTGTCGGTAGCCATGGAAGGCATGGCATTGGGCTTTTACTGCTCGGCTCTACGGCTAACGCCGTTTTGCACGGGGCCCAGTGTGATGTGCTGGCAGTCCGGGTGTAG
- a CDS encoding sialidase family protein, with the protein MVNFLKFSKWIVTMCGLAACLLMPGSSLEAIWLPAETISDPSIDVSALNGPTMGVTPQGNVVAVWVDRTYPPDDRFEDVVMSSFYTPNVGWSAPQVISSLQINTADKQLYSAQDDPDVAINSSNYAVAAWEGEYSEDEFPQVTIAAVRDSNGTWGPVSVISSLSGDSRAVNVNVALNEAGTAVAAWRETYEYPPDGPTVDRTVISILPFGGSWSPFVVISGDEVAFGDSDNKPCVQINADGDIVVVWRRRFEAGVWGIAAATYDATTSTWSSPVTLDTTVSDLSYNPRVAIDSNGNAIAIYSIGNSIKSSYFNGTSWLPPVVVSTDSDETEDPSIVVDPMGNATATWTSNSGQVLSSSLPAGGSWTAPVVISVGDSFTDPFMSQEALAVDADGNVIAIWENDDTGALISAYKLFGQPWQAPETIFSGNDVIYPSIGLASCGLAVAVWQETPEEGLTQVMAAFNGNILTPTNARGKKCCDTFAVQKRCLTKLSWDASDCIRYFNIWKNGQLLTQVPGTAAAKFTDPLGCKGRNIYTISSVNTFGFESARVPFSF; encoded by the coding sequence GTGGTAAATTTTCTAAAATTTTCCAAGTGGATAGTGACGATGTGCGGCCTGGCGGCATGTTTATTAATGCCCGGCAGCTCTCTGGAAGCTATATGGCTGCCGGCGGAAACGATCTCCGATCCGTCGATTGATGTCTCTGCCCTCAATGGCCCTACAATGGGCGTTACCCCTCAAGGTAATGTCGTCGCCGTCTGGGTAGACCGAACCTATCCACCCGATGACAGGTTTGAAGACGTAGTGATGAGCTCCTTTTACACACCGAACGTAGGGTGGTCTGCCCCCCAGGTCATCAGCAGTCTGCAGATCAACACCGCCGACAAGCAACTCTATTCGGCTCAGGACGATCCGGATGTCGCTATCAACTCTTCGAACTACGCGGTAGCTGCCTGGGAAGGAGAGTATTCCGAGGATGAATTTCCCCAAGTGACGATCGCAGCTGTCAGAGACTCCAATGGAACATGGGGGCCGGTGAGTGTTATTTCGTCATTGAGCGGAGATAGCCGCGCGGTCAATGTGAATGTCGCATTGAATGAAGCGGGAACAGCCGTGGCGGCCTGGAGGGAAACGTATGAGTACCCCCCTGACGGCCCAACTGTGGACCGCACCGTAATCAGCATCCTTCCCTTCGGAGGATCTTGGTCCCCATTCGTCGTAATTTCAGGCGATGAAGTTGCCTTTGGCGACAGCGACAACAAGCCATGCGTTCAGATCAATGCCGATGGCGACATCGTCGTTGTCTGGAGAAGACGGTTTGAAGCCGGCGTATGGGGTATTGCCGCCGCGACATATGACGCAACCACCTCGACTTGGAGCAGCCCTGTTACACTGGATACCACTGTCTCAGACCTCTCCTACAATCCCCGCGTGGCTATCGATTCGAACGGAAACGCCATCGCGATCTATTCCATTGGAAATTCGATCAAATCCTCCTACTTCAACGGAACTTCGTGGCTGCCGCCCGTTGTTGTCTCAACAGATAGCGATGAAACGGAAGATCCCTCGATCGTGGTCGATCCCATGGGTAACGCCACCGCCACCTGGACTAGCAATTCAGGCCAAGTCCTCTCGTCGTCCCTGCCGGCCGGCGGATCCTGGACTGCGCCCGTTGTCATCAGTGTGGGGGATAGCTTTACCGATCCTTTCATGTCTCAGGAAGCTCTCGCTGTAGATGCCGATGGCAATGTGATCGCCATCTGGGAAAACGATGATACAGGCGCCCTTATCAGCGCCTACAAGCTCTTTGGGCAACCCTGGCAGGCGCCTGAAACCATATTCTCCGGAAACGACGTCATTTACCCAAGCATTGGACTTGCCTCCTGTGGACTTGCCGTCGCTGTTTGGCAAGAAACTCCAGAAGAGGGCTTGACACAGGTTATGGCTGCATTTAACGGCAACATTTTAACTCCGACCAATGCAAGAGGAAAAAAATGCTGCGACACATTTGCTGTGCAGAAGAGATGCCTGACTAAGCTCTCATGGGATGCTTCAGACTGCATCCGGTACTTCAATATCTGGAAAAACGGCCAGCTTTTAACTCAAGTGCCCGGAACTGCCGCCGCAAAATTCACGGACCCCCTCGGATGCAAAGGAAGAAACATCTATACGATCTCTTCCGTGAACACCTTTGGGTTTGAGAGCGCAAGGGTGCCTTTCAGCTTCTAA
- the pdxS gene encoding pyridoxal 5'-phosphate synthase lyase subunit PdxS, which yields MKKRPVWNVGSQKEAAFDLQKGSFEVKIELAEMLKGGVVMDVTTTEEAKIAEDAGAVAVLVANKLSSDLRSDGGISRMTSPELIEKIQEAVSIPVIAKCRIGHFVEAKILEALFVDFIDESEILTPADEDHYIDKHQFRIPFVSGCRDLNEALRRIAEGAVLIRTRGEAGSGNISEAVRHLRTMRRQIKSLAFLDTMELMNEARKMGAPYRLLKQVADTGKLPVPQFAAGGIATPADAALMMCLGAESVFVGSVIFSSKNPSILAKSIVKAVANCYNPETLAEISMGRFEDVRGKEVGILDSDESF from the coding sequence ATGAAAAAAAGACCTGTGTGGAATGTTGGAAGTCAAAAAGAGGCTGCGTTTGACTTGCAAAAGGGCTCGTTCGAGGTGAAAATCGAACTGGCTGAAATGCTTAAGGGGGGAGTGGTCATGGATGTCACGACCACGGAAGAGGCAAAGATCGCCGAGGATGCGGGCGCGGTGGCCGTTTTGGTGGCCAACAAGTTAAGTTCGGACCTTAGATCGGATGGGGGGATTAGCAGGATGACAAGCCCCGAGTTGATCGAAAAGATCCAGGAGGCGGTATCCATTCCCGTTATTGCCAAATGCCGCATCGGCCATTTTGTCGAAGCCAAGATTTTAGAGGCGCTCTTCGTCGATTTTATTGACGAGAGTGAAATCCTGACGCCTGCCGATGAAGACCATTATATCGATAAGCATCAGTTCAGGATTCCTTTTGTCTCCGGCTGCAGGGATCTTAATGAGGCGTTGAGAAGAATTGCCGAAGGCGCTGTCCTGATCAGAACGCGAGGTGAGGCCGGCTCCGGGAATATCTCCGAGGCTGTGCGCCACCTGCGTACAATGCGCCGGCAGATTAAAAGTCTGGCTTTTTTAGACACGATGGAGCTGATGAATGAAGCCAGGAAAATGGGAGCTCCCTACCGCCTTTTGAAACAAGTTGCCGATACAGGTAAACTGCCGGTTCCCCAATTTGCTGCGGGAGGCATCGCAACGCCTGCGGACGCAGCACTGATGATGTGTCTCGGGGCAGAGAGTGTTTTTGTCGGTTCTGTGATCTTTTCATCTAAGAATCCCTCCATTTTGGCAAAATCGATAGTCAAAGCTGTTGCCAACTGCTATAACCCGGAAACTTTGGCTGAGATCAGCATGGGGCGCTTCGAGGATGTTAGGGGAAAGGAAGTCGGCATCTTAGACTCCGACGAGAGCTTTTAG
- the pdxH gene encoding pyridoxamine 5'-phosphate oxidase, which yields MKINHLRKEYSRLTLSRNDLKTTPLSQLKIWLEDALSANVLEPNAMFLATVDKQGMPSSRIVLLKEIEENGLLFFTNYRSKKGRDIEDNPYGSATFFWKELERQATFFGQIVKVDEERSQNYFATRPRASQLAAWASKQGEKASSRSEIDEAYTQEEKKWEGREITKPPYWGGFLLMPSGATFWQGREKRLHDHFLYSKNSEGTWDTARLYP from the coding sequence ATGAAAATAAATCACTTACGAAAAGAGTATTCACGTTTAACTCTCAGCAGGAACGACCTAAAAACCACCCCCCTGAGCCAGCTCAAGATCTGGCTGGAAGACGCTTTGAGTGCGAATGTGTTAGAGCCAAACGCCATGTTTTTGGCTACCGTAGACAAGCAAGGAATGCCCTCTTCCCGCATTGTTCTCCTCAAAGAGATTGAAGAAAACGGCCTGCTGTTTTTCACCAACTACCGCAGCAAAAAAGGGCGCGATATCGAAGACAACCCTTACGGCTCTGCCACCTTCTTCTGGAAAGAGCTTGAGAGGCAGGCGACCTTCTTCGGACAGATAGTCAAAGTAGACGAGGAGAGATCGCAAAACTATTTCGCAACAAGACCAAGGGCCTCCCAGCTTGCCGCCTGGGCCTCCAAGCAAGGCGAAAAAGCTTCATCGCGCAGCGAGATCGACGAGGCCTATACTCAAGAAGAGAAGAAATGGGAAGGGCGCGAAATCACAAAGCCGCCCTACTGGGGCGGATTCCTCCTGATGCCAAGCGGTGCAACCTTTTGGCAGGGGCGGGAAAAAAGGCTTCATGACCATTTTCTCTACTCAAAAAATAGCGAAGGAACATGGGATACGGCCCGGCTCTATCCTTAA
- a CDS encoding outer membrane protein, with protein MLIRLATILIFIAGHCTAQQFDLQLRTSYFIPQDGTFRSTFQNGWEDFQIEASYDQCWECVPWVNVSYYEQTGKSSCEKKYTRITSGSLTAGAKKYFCPWDCWKPYLGVGVGVDYKVFHDKASYVNKHLTKWCPTLILKSGLERDIGCNWFINCYLDYSYTQIFGKSCKGGIRQRSCDAGGLFAGVGIGMRI; from the coding sequence ATGTTAATTCGTCTCGCTACAATCCTCATTTTTATTGCCGGTCACTGTACCGCACAGCAATTCGATCTCCAGCTCAGGACCTCCTATTTTATTCCGCAAGACGGCACCTTTCGCAGTACCTTTCAGAACGGATGGGAAGATTTCCAAATCGAAGCAAGCTATGACCAATGCTGGGAGTGCGTTCCCTGGGTCAACGTCTCCTATTATGAACAAACCGGCAAATCATCCTGTGAGAAAAAGTACACACGGATCACATCCGGATCGTTGACGGCAGGCGCGAAAAAATATTTTTGCCCATGGGATTGCTGGAAGCCCTATTTAGGCGTCGGGGTCGGGGTCGATTACAAAGTATTTCACGATAAAGCGTCTTACGTAAACAAACATCTGACGAAGTGGTGCCCGACTTTGATATTGAAATCCGGTCTTGAACGCGATATCGGGTGTAATTGGTTCATCAACTGCTATCTGGACTACTCCTACACCCAGATCTTTGGCAAGAGTTGTAAAGGTGGCATCAGGCAAAGAAGCTGTGACGCCGGAGGACTTTTCGCGGGAGTCGGCATAGGAATGCGCATCTAA
- the tsaE gene encoding tRNA (adenosine(37)-N6)-threonylcarbamoyltransferase complex ATPase subunit type 1 TsaE, whose protein sequence is MVEKYKTESQQETIAIATRFGASLPIGAVVLFSGDLGAGKTTFIKGLAKGACDIPASEVISPTFSILNIYKGKKCLFHFDLYRMQNAEDFIAMGFEEYLYPDGITCIEWSERIEQILPAGHYRVHIEHFSESERLISISEEV, encoded by the coding sequence ATGGTAGAAAAATATAAGACAGAATCTCAGCAGGAAACTATCGCGATAGCGACCCGTTTCGGAGCTTCGCTCCCGATCGGTGCCGTCGTACTCTTTTCCGGCGATCTTGGAGCGGGAAAGACAACCTTCATCAAAGGCCTTGCCAAAGGGGCATGCGACATTCCTGCGTCTGAAGTGATCTCTCCGACATTTTCTATTTTAAATATTTACAAAGGCAAGAAGTGCCTTTTTCATTTTGACTTGTATCGCATGCAGAATGCCGAAGATTTTATAGCTATGGGTTTTGAAGAATATCTGTATCCGGATGGCATCACGTGCATCGAGTGGTCTGAAAGAATAGAGCAAATCCTGCCAGCAGGCCACTACCGAGTGCATATCGAGCACTTTTCGGAAAGTGAGCGCCTGATCTCCATTTCAGAAGAGGTGTGA